The Ziziphus jujuba cultivar Dongzao chromosome 7, ASM3175591v1 genome includes a region encoding these proteins:
- the LOC107424513 gene encoding uncharacterized acetyltransferase At3g50280, producing MTNTRFISTTSIQPATADKELPQRIELTPWDLALLLADPIQKGLLFHKPTSQLPTNTLIHHLKSTFSATLDIFYPLAGRLALVQNDDVDCTSSFFLHCNGEGAQFLHASANDITVADILQPLNIPDDIVDSFFPMNEVSNYEGTSKPLLAVQVTELVDGIFIGCTINHTVLDGTSFWHFFNTWSRISRSCGGGDDGDGDRVSEFPPVFDRRQYLHGIVELPLRIPFPRYNEIPKKPTPPPLKQRMFHFSRERIAQLKAKANAEMETDKISSLQTLMAHLWISITRVRNLEKDESVTYGITMGMRGRTKPELPQHYLGNSIKLEIVKTTAGELLENGLGWAAWEMNKVIASQTSEEVRKFIEDWGKNPVVVNPGQVIQSKCTMLITGSSPRFNVYGNDFGWGKPIAVRSGPGNKLNGKLTVFPGAEQGSIDFEACLSPEILQALVEDAEFMELRY from the coding sequence ATGACAAACACCCGCTTCATCTCCACCACCAGCATTCAACCAGCAACTGCTGATAAAGAGCTTCCTCAAAGAATCGAGTTGACTCCATGGGATCTGGCACTCCTCCTTGCAGATCCAATCCAAAAGGGTCTTCTCTTTCACAAACCCACTTCCCAACTTCCGACAAACACTTTGATTCACCACCTTAAATCCACCTTTTCCGCTACCTTAGATATATTTTACCCTCTAGCTGGTCGTCTCGCTTTGGTTCAAAACGACGACGTTGATTGCACCTCTTCATTTTTTCTTCACTGCAATGGTGAAGGAGCCCAGTTTCTACACGCTTCTGCCAATGACATCACTGTGGCTGATATTCTTCAACCCCTCAACATTCCAGACGACATCGTTGACTCTTTCTTTCCCATGAATGAAGTATCGAACTATGAAGGGACTTCCAAACCCTTGCTAGCAGTCCAAGTGACCGAGCTGGTGGATGGAATCTTCATCGGTTGCACGATCAACCACACCGTTCTCGACGGAACATCCTTCTGGCATTTCTTCAACACTTGGTCTCGAATCTCTCGCAGCTGCGGCGGTGgtgatgatggtgatggtgatcGAGTTTCAGAGTTTCCTCCGGTTTTTGACCGACGTCAGTATCTGCACGGTATCGTTGAACTCCCACTTCGGATTCCTTTTCCGCGCTACAACGAAATCCCCAAGAAGCCTACACCGCCGCCATTGAAACAAAGAATGTTCCATTTCTCTAGAGAAAGAATTGCACAGCTTAAAGCAAAAGCCAATGCAGAGATGGAAACCGATAAGATCTCATCTCTTCAAACGCTCATGGCTCATCTTTGGATATCCATAACCCGTGTCCGAAATCTCGAAAAGGATGAATCGGTCACTTATGGGATAACGATGGGTATGAGAGGGAGAACAAAGCCTGAATTGCCACAACACTATTTGGGAAACTCCATTAAGCTTGAGATCGTAAAGACCACCGCCGGCGAGCTCCTAGAGAATGGATTAGGATGGGCGGCGTGGGAGATGAACAAGGTGATAGCTTCGCAAACGTCAGAGGAAGTGAGAAAGTTCATAGAGGATTGGGGAAAAAACCCTGTAGTAGTAAATCCTGGGCAAGTGATTCAAAGTAAGTGTACAATGTTAATAACAGGTAGTTCACCAAGGTTCAACGTGTATGGAAATGACTTCGGTTGGGGAAAACCAATTGCTGTTCGAAGCGGTCCTGGAAACAAGCTCAACGGCAAGTTAACTGTATTTCCTGGAGCTGAACAAGGAAGCATTGATTTTGAAGCTTGTCTTTCGCCTGAGATACTGCAGGCTTTGGTGGAAGATGCAGAGTTCATGGAGTTGAGATACTAA